The Theobroma cacao cultivar B97-61/B2 chromosome 1, Criollo_cocoa_genome_V2, whole genome shotgun sequence genome contains the following window.
taattgATCTTTACTGGAGATTTGGACCTTCTGCTTGAATGTAGAATTGGAGTTTGAGATGTATTGCTGGGTGGTTAAACAGTGCAAACTGTATCAGACTGTTAACTATCGAGTTTTCAATGTGTAAATAACTTTGCTAATTGTATATAGTGCAAAAGGCCCATGATGTGTATTGTTGTCTTCTTTTCTTGTAAGATTCAACTACATTTTAAGAAATCCTAGACATAGATTAACTTGGTATAAGGGGCAGATACAAGATATTGACTTGAACTTTCTTGTGTTCCCACCTTACTTGATTTCTGAAGCATTGGATTCATTTAAGGGCTTAAACTGGTTTCCATTTGCAATGATcctttttaagttatttattgCTAAGTCAAACTATAACCTTATTGCTAATTTTAGGATGGAAGGCGTGTTCATGTGATAGAAAGAGACTTGACAGAACCAGACAGAATTGTTGGAGAACTGCTTCAGCCAGGAGGATACCTTAAATTAGTTGAATTGGGCCTTGAGGGTATGCATTGAAATACATATGCATCTTATTAAATTGTGAACAAACTTTTGTGTGGCTAATAGCTAGTTAGTTCTGAGTTGGATCagttttcatgaatttttttccttaacgTGTAAAATGCAATTAATATCTAATCTGATTACAGATTGTGTAGAGGAAATTGATGCCCAGAGAGTGCTTGGTTATGCTCTCTTCAAGGATGAGAGAAATACTAAATTGTCATATCCCTTGGAGAAATTTCATGCAGATGTTGCTGGGAGGAGCTTCCATAACGGGCGTTTCATACAGAGGATGAGAGAAAAAGCTAGTACTCTTCCCAAGTAATCTTTCTTGCTTCCTGGATTCATGATGCATATGAATTAGTTACCAACTTACTGCAGCATTGTcaattttgcatatttttcattttacatTAGGTAAATAGTTACCATTAAGCTCCTTCCACCATGAATGTTAAACTTTTCAGTGTACGACTAGAGCAAGGAACAGTAACATCTCTCCTtgaagaaaatgggacaattagAGGGGTGCAGTACAAAACTAAGGATGGTCAAGAACTAGGAGCTTATGCTCCTCTTACTATTGTATGTGATGGTTGCTTTTCAAATCTACGTCGCTCTCTTTGCAACCCCAAGGTGAAGTTGCCACCTTATAATCGTTATATAAATACTCTCTTCTTATCTAACAATCATTATAAAGAATCATGGTCCCAAGACAGTTGTCTATTAAGCTACAATATCTGAGTGTTGCATTGTATGCTTGAGTACTAAATCTAATCCTTTAATTTGTATGTACTTCTGTTGCTTACAATGTTCCAATGGGAAAATAACTGTAgcatttttaacttttcaacAGGTGGATGTGCCCTCTTGTTTTGTGGGTTTGGTCCTAGAGAACTGTGAACTTCCATTTTCAAATCACGGGCATGTTATCCTAGGAGATCCTTCACCAATCCTGTTTTATCCAATCAGTAGCACAGAGGTTCGCTGCTTGGTCGATGTACCTGGGCAGAAAGTACCTTCCATTGCTAATGGTGAAATGGCAAATTATTTGAAGACCATGGTGGCACCACAGGTATGTGTTAATGTTGGTGCATGATTTTGGATCGTCAACTTATGATGAAAAGCCCTGTGTCTTTCTAGTTGCAccataaaatttaactttcAACCTTTGTTCATGATGAATCACTTACCTGCTGCACGCATTACCTTGGTTTAATTAAAGAGAGTGTCTGTTTCAGGTTCCACCTGAGCTTCGTGATGCCTTCATAGCTGCTGTTAATAAAGGTAATATTAGAACCATGCCAAACAGAAGCATGCCAGCTGATCCTCATCCGACTCCTGGAGCACTTCTAATGGGTGATGCTTTCAACATGCGTCATCCTTTAACTGGTGGAGGAATGACTGTGGCATTGTCTGATATTGTTGTACTTCGGGATCTTCTTAGGCCTCTGCATGACCTGCATGATGCAGCTTGCCTGACCAAGTATCTTGAATCATTTTACACATTACGCAAGGTTAGTTGGCTTTTTATGCTATGATCTTGCTCTAATAACCATAGCTCTTTCACCTTTTGAATTTGATTGTGCCATATGTCATAAAGCAGTTTATGGCAGTAACTAGCACaggttttgttttgttttgtatgtAACCTAGTAAAAGATTGCaccaaacattttaattgagcTAAATATGAGTCTAAGATAGTTGCATTGCATTGTTGTTTTAATTACAATTATCATTACAGAAAGAGTTGTTTCATCTGTTTGACCATCCTACTGACTAGGATTCGGTGTCTTCTTCCAAAATCTGAAATAATGATCTGATGATGTCCTTGATATAAAGGACGAAATTTCTTGATTCTAGGTTCCACCAATGACATTAAACCCTTTCTTTCCCAACCTGAATGGGCTTCGAGGTTAAATAGACTAGGAATCAGAGAcgatattttcaaaattttgcccTTTGCTCATGATGTTTGTTGCAGCCTGTGGCATCTACAATAAATACTCTGGCTGGTGCCCTATATAAGGTGTTTTCTGCGTCCCCTGATCAAGCAAGGAAGGAAATGCGCCAAGCCTGTTTTGACTATTTAAGCCTCGGTGGTATCTTTTCAACAGGGCCAGTGGCTTTACTCTCTGGTCTAAACCCTCGCCCGTTGAGTCTAGTTCTTCATTTCTTTGCTGTGGCAATATATGGAGTTGGTCGCCTGCTCCTACCATTTCCTTCACTTCGACGCATGTGGATCGGAGCTAGGTTAATCTCGGTATGTATTTTGCACCCTTTATGCTGTTGATGGCTCATTTTTTTGGCCTTCCAACTCCCCTttgcttccttttcttttccttccatTCTCTATTTCTATGAATCGAAATAATCTCACTGTACAATTTAGACATACTAGTAACATTGTGCCCTTTATTTTTGGTCCCATCAACGGA
Protein-coding sequences here:
- the LOC18611338 gene encoding squalene epoxidase 3 isoform X2 — translated: MPLLSLTLTTINLQYKEAQVPFPTISSKPTTCQSLSSKPRLRKLFKTTSSFRFSKTQGLSASLLANSASGFHRFKEMVMVFDSYIVGTFLVSLLGFVFLFILRHNNNSRKKKIEKGTRDFKIQTDAVSGTEIGECSPENGSGTDVIIVGAGVAGAALAYTLGKDGRRVHVIERDLTEPDRIVGELLQPGGYLKLVELGLEDCVEEIDAQRVLGYALFKDERNTKLSYPLEKFHADVAGRSFHNGRFIQRMREKASTLPNVRLEQGTVTSLLEENGTIRGVQYKTKDGQELGAYAPLTIVCDGCFSNLRRSLCNPKVDVPSCFVGLVLENCELPFSNHGHVILGDPSPILFYPISSTEVRCLVDVPGQKVPSIANGEMANYLKTMVAPQVPPELRDAFIAAVNKGNIRTMPNRSMPADPHPTPGALLMGDAFNMRHPLTGGGMTVALSDIVVLRDLLRPLHDLHDAACLTKYLESFYTLRKPVASTINTLAGALYKVFSASPDQARKEMRQACFDYLSLGGIFSTGPVALLSGLNPRPLSLVLHFFAVAIYGVGRLLLPFPSLRRMWIGARLISENPSNSSCKP
- the LOC18611338 gene encoding squalene epoxidase 3 isoform X1; this translates as MPLLSLTLTTINLQYKEAQVPFPTISSKPTTCQSLSSKPRLRKLFKTTSSFRFSKTQGLSASLLANSASGFHRFKEMVMVFDSYIVGTFLVSLLGFVFLFILRHNNNSRKKKIEKGTRDFKIQTDAVSGTEIGECSPENGSGTDVIIVGAGVAGAALAYTLGKDGRRVHVIERDLTEPDRIVGELLQPGGYLKLVELGLEDCVEEIDAQRVLGYALFKDERNTKLSYPLEKFHADVAGRSFHNGRFIQRMREKASTLPNVRLEQGTVTSLLEENGTIRGVQYKTKDGQELGAYAPLTIVCDGCFSNLRRSLCNPKVDVPSCFVGLVLENCELPFSNHGHVILGDPSPILFYPISSTEVRCLVDVPGQKVPSIANGEMANYLKTMVAPQVPPELRDAFIAAVNKGNIRTMPNRSMPADPHPTPGALLMGDAFNMRHPLTGGGMTVALSDIVVLRDLLRPLHDLHDAACLTKYLESFYTLRKPVASTINTLAGALYKVFSASPDQARKEMRQACFDYLSLGGIFSTGPVALLSGLNPRPLSLVLHFFAVAIYGVGRLLLPFPSLRRMWIGARLISSASGIIFPIIKAEGVRQMFFPATVPALYRAPPVD